The following coding sequences lie in one Chiroxiphia lanceolata isolate bChiLan1 chromosome 19, bChiLan1.pri, whole genome shotgun sequence genomic window:
- the LOC116796282 gene encoding uncharacterized protein LOC116796282 isoform X1 has protein sequence MPALFCCCLSAAPEEREHLPVNTRQPCRNIGVFNKEGTLTMKVVNVQAIDTLFSDIATTFNGQHEAHSAMLRAARRLREVCGCAPTAALTACMDSLQQEHGAHKVRVLMEGFSFSLVVKEQEVPEELRRVQQQVEELSGSTKRVLAGRTVLQEMTSSVLQSQAELEERIRAANPEYLDQVRLEGNLRENIQKIGLARELSEHYWEAASCVLREMAQGAGLVLEGPPGNE, from the exons ATGCCTgccctgttctgctgctgcctctcgGCTGCTCCAGAAGAG CGGGAGCACCTTCCTGTAAACACAAGGCAGCCCTGTCGAAACATTG GGGTCTTCAACAAGGAGGGGACCCTCACCATGAAGGTGGTGAACGTCCAGGCCATCGACACCCTGTTCTCTGACATTGCCACCACCTTCAACGGGCAGCACGAGGCCCACTCTGCCATGCTCAGGGCTGCCCGAAGGCTGAGGGAGGTTTGTGGCTGTGCCCCCACTGCTGCCCTCACGGCCTGCATGgactccctgcagcaggagcacg GTGCCCACAAGGTGCGGGTGCTCATGGAGGGTTTCAGCTTTTCCCTGGTTgtgaaggagcaggaggtgccCGAGGAGCTGAGGCGGGTCCAGCAGCAGGTGGAGGAGCTGAGTGGTTCCACAAAGCGTGTCCTTGCTGGGAGAACTGTGCTCCAGGAAATGACCTCCTCggtgctgcagagccaggctgagctggaggagaggatCAGAGCTGCCAACCCCGAGTATCTGGACCAGGTACGGCTCGAGGGGAACCTGAGAGAGAACATCCAGAAGATCGGCCTGGCCAGGGAGCTCTCGGAGCACTACTGGGAAGCTGccagctgtgtgctgagggAAATGGCCCAGGGAGCTGGTTTGGTGCTGGAAGGGCCTCCTGGAAATGAATAG
- the LOC116796282 gene encoding uncharacterized protein LOC116796282 isoform X2: MKVVNVQAIDTLFSDIATTFNGQHEAHSAMLRAARRLREVCGCAPTAALTACMDSLQQEHGAHKVRVLMEGFSFSLVVKEQEVPEELRRVQQQVEELSGSTKRVLAGRTVLQEMTSSVLQSQAELEERIRAANPEYLDQVRLEGNLRENIQKIGLARELSEHYWEAASCVLREMAQGAGLVLEGPPGNE, from the exons ATGAAGGTGGTGAACGTCCAGGCCATCGACACCCTGTTCTCTGACATTGCCACCACCTTCAACGGGCAGCACGAGGCCCACTCTGCCATGCTCAGGGCTGCCCGAAGGCTGAGGGAGGTTTGTGGCTGTGCCCCCACTGCTGCCCTCACGGCCTGCATGgactccctgcagcaggagcacg GTGCCCACAAGGTGCGGGTGCTCATGGAGGGTTTCAGCTTTTCCCTGGTTgtgaaggagcaggaggtgccCGAGGAGCTGAGGCGGGTCCAGCAGCAGGTGGAGGAGCTGAGTGGTTCCACAAAGCGTGTCCTTGCTGGGAGAACTGTGCTCCAGGAAATGACCTCCTCggtgctgcagagccaggctgagctggaggagaggatCAGAGCTGCCAACCCCGAGTATCTGGACCAGGTACGGCTCGAGGGGAACCTGAGAGAGAACATCCAGAAGATCGGCCTGGCCAGGGAGCTCTCGGAGCACTACTGGGAAGCTGccagctgtgtgctgagggAAATGGCCCAGGGAGCTGGTTTGGTGCTGGAAGGGCCTCCTGGAAATGAATAG